In a single window of the Bacteroidota bacterium genome:
- a CDS encoding iron ABC transporter permease → MTTFHPLRFAAHLTGWMVALIILSLASVLIQPGSASLTEWISWFRTGEPESLGLIWTEFRLPRLIAAGMTGGALAVSGLILQLMLRNPLAEPYILGISSGASLGAILPLLLGVHLYFIQAGGAFLGAVIVSAVVFRIGYRFGVLDTGRLLLGGVMMSALLSAVIFLALHLTGDSLRIAITWLMGNLSLSDPQLVWPLFPVILFLLAVLIRYAWSFNLLLTGEAVARQSGVPVERLKRVAYLCVSAMTGLCVATSGIIGFTGLVVPHILRIFYGNDHRYLIPVSFLAGAIFLILSDWIARSLLYPSELPVGAITALIGAPYFIYLLIKKT, encoded by the coding sequence GTGACCACTTTTCATCCTCTCCGGTTTGCTGCTCATTTAACCGGCTGGATGGTGGCTCTGATCATCCTCTCTCTCGCTTCCGTCCTGATCCAACCGGGATCAGCTTCTCTTACTGAATGGATTTCCTGGTTCCGGACCGGTGAACCCGAGTCATTGGGACTGATCTGGACCGAATTCAGACTGCCACGGCTGATTGCGGCAGGAATGACCGGCGGGGCACTTGCCGTGTCGGGGTTAATTCTGCAACTCATGCTCAGAAATCCTTTGGCAGAACCTTACATTCTGGGCATCAGTTCAGGCGCTTCACTGGGTGCTATTCTTCCCCTTCTGCTGGGTGTTCATCTGTATTTCATTCAGGCTGGGGGCGCTTTTCTGGGTGCCGTAATCGTCAGTGCGGTGGTATTCAGAATTGGCTACCGCTTTGGTGTGCTCGATACCGGCCGGTTGCTTTTGGGTGGGGTCATGATGTCGGCCCTTCTGTCTGCTGTTATTTTTCTGGCCCTGCATCTGACCGGCGACAGTCTCCGAATCGCCATCACCTGGCTGATGGGAAATCTGAGTCTTTCCGATCCGCAGCTGGTCTGGCCCTTGTTTCCCGTTATCCTGTTTTTACTGGCTGTGCTGATCCGGTATGCCTGGTCATTTAACCTGTTGCTCACCGGAGAAGCCGTGGCCCGTCAGTCGGGTGTACCCGTTGAACGGCTGAAAAGGGTGGCCTATCTTTGCGTTTCGGCCATGACCGGACTGTGTGTGGCAACCAGCGGAATCATTGGCTTCACCGGACTGGTGGTTCCGCACATCCTGCGGATATTTTATGGCAACGATCACCGGTATCTGATTCCGGTTTCCTTTCTGGCCGGTGCCATTTTTCTGATTCTGTCCGATTGGATAGCCAGAAGTCTCCTCTATCCGTCCGAATTACCGGTCGGAGCCATCACGGCCCTGATTGGTGCACCCTATTTTATCTATCTTCTGATTAAAAAAACCTGA
- the hisI gene encoding phosphoribosyl-AMP cyclohydrolase has protein sequence MPVIVQDFSTKQVLMMAWMNESAWQKTVSTREMWFWSRSRQELWHKGATSGHVQKVIRISVDCDSDVLLAEVDPAGGIACHTGAVSCFFTEVLNAGDRG, from the coding sequence ATGCCGGTCATTGTGCAGGATTTTTCCACAAAGCAGGTTCTCATGATGGCCTGGATGAATGAATCAGCCTGGCAAAAGACGGTTTCAACCAGGGAAATGTGGTTCTGGTCCCGGTCACGTCAGGAGCTCTGGCACAAGGGAGCCACTTCGGGACATGTACAGAAGGTTATCAGGATATCGGTGGATTGTGACTCGGATGTCCTGCTGGCCGAAGTGGATCCTGCCGGAGGTATTGCCTGCCATACCGGCGCTGTCAGTTGTTTCTTTACAGAAGTATTAAATGCAGGAGACAGGGGATAG
- a CDS encoding ABC transporter ATP-binding protein, which produces MSFRLDHVSFRYPDHQFLTLDALNFSIEPGSFVSVIGPNGSGKSTLLKLLAGIHPPAMGSIWYHDRSFHTMRPEERATHIAYVPQQHPLLFTMTVTELVATGRAPYLNWWGQQTAADLQAMDEAMNLADIHHLKPLPVDQLSGGEQQRVWIARALAQQSETILLDEPTAHLDIRHQIDVYQLLKKLQTHSGRTIVTACHDLNLAARFSSHILVLVCGRPFRFGTVADTLTPSVIRDAFQVNTHIESTLAGIRIDLIPDPADP; this is translated from the coding sequence ATGAGTTTCCGCCTGGACCATGTCAGTTTCCGGTACCCTGATCACCAGTTTCTGACACTGGATGCGCTGAATTTTTCCATCGAACCCGGTTCTTTTGTGTCGGTGATCGGACCCAATGGAAGCGGCAAATCCACGTTACTGAAATTGCTGGCTGGTATCCATCCGCCCGCAATGGGATCCATCTGGTATCACGATCGTTCTTTCCATACCATGCGCCCGGAAGAACGCGCCACCCATATCGCTTATGTTCCCCAGCAACACCCGTTGCTTTTCACCATGACGGTGACCGAACTGGTTGCCACCGGACGTGCACCCTATCTGAACTGGTGGGGTCAGCAGACAGCCGCGGACCTTCAGGCCATGGATGAAGCCATGAATCTGGCCGATATCCATCATTTGAAACCATTGCCTGTCGATCAGCTTTCCGGCGGGGAACAACAACGTGTCTGGATAGCCCGGGCCCTTGCCCAACAATCGGAAACCATTCTTCTGGATGAACCAACGGCTCACCTCGACATCCGGCATCAGATTGATGTCTACCAGTTGCTGAAAAAATTACAGACCCACAGTGGCCGGACCATTGTCACTGCCTGTCATGACCTGAACCTGGCGGCCCGGTTCAGCAGCCACATTCTTGTTCTGGTCTGTGGCCGGCCGTTCCGCTTCGGAACGGTTGCCGACACCCTGACTCCCTCTGTCATCCGGGATGCCTTTCAGGTGAACACCCACATTGAATCAACCCTTGCCGGTATCCGGATTGACCTGATTCCGGATCCGGCAGATCCATAA
- a CDS encoding YifB family Mg chelatase-like AAA ATPase: MVSQAFSAATLGVDAFIVEVECNLEGAMPGFVMVGLPDSAVRESRERVAGAIRNSGYNLPPKRITINLAPADIRKEGSAFDLPIALGVLAAFGKFPAESLRDTLIIGELSLEGRLRPVKGSLPIAYAAGSQGFRRLILPAENALEAAVVSGLSVIPVATLQEAVQVLAEPDSVPPYQVDMDELFSQGSVYHDDFSDVKGQENVKRALEVAASGGHNIIMVGPPGSGKTMLARRIPSILPPLSLNEALECTKIHSVAGMLPGRTGLLATRPFRSPHHTVSDVALVGGGHNPRPGEISLSHNGVLFLDELPEFARNVLEVMRQPLEDGRVTISRAALTVDYPARFMLVASMNPCPCGYYTDPAHACTCQSPQIQKYMSKISGPLMDRIDIHVEVAAVGYRELSSRSPGEPSGMIRSRVIRSREIQTDRFQGSGLYCNAQMKPQDIRKFCRLDESCQQLLKTAMDRLGLSARAYDRILKVSRTIADLDGSDSIRPQHLSEAIQYRSLDRNLFAA; the protein is encoded by the coding sequence ATGGTTTCACAGGCATTTTCAGCGGCCACGCTGGGCGTGGACGCGTTTATTGTTGAAGTGGAATGTAATCTTGAAGGGGCCATGCCCGGTTTTGTCATGGTCGGATTGCCCGATTCGGCTGTGCGCGAAAGCAGGGAACGGGTGGCTGGTGCCATCCGGAATTCAGGATATAACCTGCCACCCAAGCGAATCACCATCAATCTGGCCCCGGCTGATATCCGTAAGGAAGGATCGGCTTTTGATCTTCCCATCGCACTGGGTGTTCTGGCTGCTTTCGGTAAATTTCCGGCTGAATCACTGCGGGATACGCTGATCATCGGGGAACTGTCTCTGGAAGGGCGGCTACGACCTGTGAAGGGAAGTCTTCCCATTGCCTATGCGGCCGGTTCTCAGGGTTTCCGCCGGCTGATTCTTCCGGCCGAGAATGCACTGGAAGCAGCGGTGGTTTCCGGATTGTCGGTTATACCGGTTGCAACTCTTCAGGAAGCGGTTCAGGTATTGGCAGAACCCGATTCTGTACCGCCCTATCAGGTGGATATGGATGAACTCTTCTCACAAGGGTCTGTCTATCATGATGATTTTTCGGATGTGAAAGGACAGGAAAACGTCAAACGGGCATTGGAGGTGGCCGCCTCTGGTGGACACAATATTATCATGGTCGGACCTCCCGGCAGTGGTAAAACCATGCTCGCCAGACGGATTCCATCGATTTTACCACCCCTGTCGTTGAATGAAGCACTGGAGTGTACCAAAATCCATTCCGTAGCCGGCATGTTGCCGGGACGTACCGGTTTGCTTGCCACCCGGCCATTCCGGTCACCGCATCACACGGTATCCGATGTGGCCCTGGTTGGCGGAGGTCACAACCCGAGACCGGGTGAAATATCCCTTTCCCATAATGGGGTTCTGTTTCTGGATGAACTTCCCGAGTTTGCCAGAAATGTGCTCGAGGTGATGCGGCAACCCCTCGAGGATGGACGTGTGACCATTTCACGGGCTGCCCTGACGGTGGACTATCCTGCCCGGTTTATGCTGGTTGCCTCCATGAATCCCTGTCCGTGCGGGTATTACACCGATCCGGCTCATGCCTGTACCTGCCAGTCACCGCAAATTCAGAAGTACATGTCGAAGATTTCTGGTCCGCTGATGGACCGGATTGATATTCATGTGGAAGTGGCTGCGGTTGGATACAGAGAACTCAGTTCCAGGTCACCGGGTGAACCATCCGGAATGATCAGAAGCCGGGTGATCAGGTCACGCGAAATCCAGACAGACCGTTTTCAGGGGTCCGGATTGTACTGCAATGCACAAATGAAACCTCAGGATATCCGGAAATTCTGCCGGCTGGATGAGTCGTGCCAGCAATTGCTTAAAACAGCGATGGACCGGCTGGGACTTTCAGCGAGAGCCTATGACCGCATTCTGAAGGTCAGCCGGACCATTGCGGATCTGGATGGTAGTGACTCCATCCGTCCGCAACATTTGTCCGAAGCCATTCAATACCGGTCCCTGGACCGGAACCTGTTTGCAGCTTAG
- the hisA gene encoding 1-(5-phosphoribosyl)-5-[(5-phosphoribosylamino)methylideneamino]imidazole-4-carboxamide isomerase, protein MLVIPAIDIKGGQCVRLQQGRFEDETVYFSDPVKTAQLWRIENAKIIHLVDLDGALSGSRENLSVIEQIVKGIDIPVQVGGGIRTLEDIRSYLSIGVCRVIIGTAAVKNPELVRQAVSEFGKRCVVVGIDASNGKVAIKGWTETSARDAVDLACEMKSMGLERVVFTDISKDGMLQGPNLEATKNMAVKSGLKVTASGGVSGFKDLIALKELTPFGVDSVIVGKALYENRFPCQSLWRECEKDLHVEQEIKVFTEHDFKRCSGN, encoded by the coding sequence ATGTTGGTAATACCGGCCATCGATATCAAGGGTGGCCAGTGCGTGCGGTTGCAGCAGGGACGGTTCGAAGATGAGACCGTCTATTTTTCTGATCCGGTAAAAACCGCGCAATTGTGGCGGATTGAAAACGCGAAAATTATTCATCTGGTTGATCTGGATGGTGCCCTGTCGGGGTCCCGTGAAAATTTATCTGTTATTGAACAGATCGTGAAGGGAATTGACATTCCCGTTCAGGTCGGTGGAGGGATCCGGACTCTGGAAGATATCCGTTCTTACCTGTCCATCGGGGTTTGCCGCGTGATCATCGGAACGGCAGCTGTGAAAAATCCTGAACTCGTCAGGCAGGCTGTTTCCGAATTCGGAAAGCGGTGCGTGGTGGTTGGAATCGATGCAAGTAATGGCAAAGTTGCCATTAAGGGATGGACAGAAACCTCGGCCCGTGATGCAGTCGACCTGGCCTGTGAAATGAAGTCGATGGGCCTGGAACGGGTCGTTTTTACCGACATTTCAAAGGACGGCATGCTGCAGGGACCCAATCTGGAAGCCACCAAAAACATGGCGGTGAAATCCGGACTGAAAGTCACAGCCAGCGGGGGAGTTTCCGGATTTAAAGATCTGATCGCACTGAAAGAACTGACTCCGTTCGGAGTCGACTCTGTCATTGTGGGCAAAGCCTTGTATGAAAACCGGTTTCCCTGCCAATCCCTCTGGCGGGAATGTGAAAAGGACCTGCATGTTGAACAGGAAATCAAGGTGTTCACCGAACACGATTTCAAACGCTGTTCCGGAAACTGA
- a CDS encoding aspartate 1-decarboxylase, translated as MRWVLTSKIQKAVVTEANLAYVGSITIDEDLIEKAGLWPGERVLVVSNTSGSRLETYVIKGERGSGAIHMNGAAAHLIKRGEELIIMGFSLTDQPQTPKNILVDSHNRFVRYIEELERMELPDSPFDR; from the coding sequence TTGCGTTGGGTCCTGACCTCAAAAATCCAGAAAGCAGTGGTAACCGAAGCCAATCTGGCTTACGTTGGCAGCATTACCATCGATGAAGATCTGATCGAAAAAGCCGGTTTGTGGCCTGGTGAGCGCGTTCTGGTCGTCAGCAACACCTCGGGTTCCCGCCTCGAAACCTATGTGATTAAGGGTGAACGGGGATCGGGCGCCATTCACATGAATGGTGCAGCCGCTCACCTTATCAAACGGGGCGAAGAACTCATCATCATGGGTTTTTCTCTGACCGATCAACCCCAGACTCCAAAAAACATCCTCGTCGACAGCCATAACCGGTTTGTCCGTTACATCGAAGAGCTGGAAAGAATGGAGCTGCCTGACTCGCCGTTCGACCGGTAG
- a CDS encoding Glu/Leu/Phe/Val dehydrogenase, which translates to MNVFELMSQRDHEQVVFCSDTRTGLKAIIAIHNTTLGPALGGTRMWKYENDAAALNDVLRLSRGMTYKAAAAGLNLGGGKAVIIGNPKTDKNEALFRNFGRFVEGLAGRYITAEDVGTETRDMEWVRMETKYVTGISRNLGGSGDPSPVTALGVFMGLKATVRDLYGTDVLAGKSVAVQGAGHVGYYLIGHLKKEGCKVYVTDIDEERVGKAVRDHGAIAVTTDEIYDLPVDVYSPCALGATVNDDTIPRLKAKIIAGAANNQLADEEKHGHELIRRGILYAPDFVINAGGLINVANELEGYNQERALTQAEGIYDLMLKIYNIARENKIPTYEAANLYAEKRLELIGRVKGIYASRSEFSGRLGEMGRHH; encoded by the coding sequence ATGAATGTATTTGAACTGATGTCGCAAAGGGACCACGAACAGGTTGTTTTCTGTTCGGATACCCGCACCGGACTGAAGGCCATTATTGCCATTCACAACACCACACTCGGACCTGCTCTCGGGGGAACCCGGATGTGGAAATATGAAAACGATGCCGCTGCCCTGAACGATGTGCTGAGACTTTCCCGCGGAATGACTTACAAAGCCGCCGCTGCCGGCCTGAATCTGGGCGGAGGAAAAGCAGTCATTATCGGAAATCCGAAAACCGACAAGAATGAAGCCCTGTTCCGCAATTTTGGAAGGTTTGTAGAAGGACTGGCCGGTCGCTATATCACCGCAGAAGACGTTGGAACCGAAACCCGTGACATGGAATGGGTGCGGATGGAAACGAAATATGTTACCGGAATCTCTCGCAATCTGGGCGGAAGCGGTGATCCTTCACCAGTAACCGCCCTTGGCGTGTTTATGGGCCTGAAAGCCACCGTCCGCGATTTGTACGGAACCGATGTGCTCGCCGGAAAATCGGTCGCGGTTCAGGGTGCCGGACATGTGGGATACTATCTGATCGGACACCTGAAAAAGGAAGGTTGCAAGGTCTATGTGACCGATATCGACGAAGAACGGGTAGGTAAGGCTGTTCGTGATCATGGTGCCATTGCTGTGACCACCGACGAAATCTATGACCTGCCGGTCGATGTGTATTCACCCTGCGCACTGGGTGCAACGGTAAATGACGACACCATCCCACGGCTGAAAGCAAAGATCATTGCCGGTGCAGCCAACAATCAGCTGGCCGATGAAGAAAAGCACGGACATGAACTGATCCGCCGCGGAATTCTTTATGCACCCGACTTTGTGATCAATGCAGGCGGACTGATCAACGTGGCCAACGAACTGGAAGGATACAACCAGGAACGGGCACTCACCCAGGCGGAGGGTATTTATGACCTGATGCTGAAGATTTACAACATTGCCCGCGAAAACAAGATCCCAACATACGAAGCAGCCAATCTCTACGCCGAAAAACGCCTTGAGCTGATTGGCCGTGTGAAGGGCATTTACGCCAGCCGAAGTGAATTTTCAGGCCGTCTTGGCGAAATGGGACGCCACCACTGA
- the nusB gene encoding transcription antitermination factor NusB: MSRRELRAKVMQALYANEMSGDPIAHLRSTILPEVEDDSPEYTYASRMLNRLIGDPSEVTALLESHLKNWDRERVAVIDRILIQMGIAEFLFFPDIPPKVTINEMIEIAKEYSTEKSGLFVNGILDAIRNDLVTEGRINKTGRGLVNS; encoded by the coding sequence ATGAGCCGGCGGGAACTCAGGGCCAAAGTCATGCAGGCGCTCTATGCCAATGAAATGTCGGGTGACCCGATCGCCCACCTTCGCTCCACCATTCTGCCCGAAGTGGAAGACGACTCCCCCGAATACACCTATGCCTCCCGGATGCTCAACCGTCTGATCGGAGACCCGTCAGAAGTCACGGCCCTGCTTGAATCGCATCTGAAAAACTGGGACCGTGAACGGGTGGCCGTTATCGACCGGATTCTGATCCAGATGGGGATCGCCGAGTTTCTGTTCTTCCCCGATATTCCTCCCAAGGTAACCATCAATGAAATGATCGAAATTGCCAAAGAATACAGCACCGAAAAAAGCGGACTGTTCGTCAATGGCATACTGGATGCTATCAGAAATGATCTGGTGACCGAAGGCCGTATCAATAAAACCGGACGGGGTCTCGTCAATTCGTAA
- a CDS encoding serine/threonine protein phosphatase, whose product MLSLSSLPADNTYAIGDIHGCSDTLKALIGQLPLNDQSVLIFLGDYVDRGPDSRGVIDYLIDLSGRQTCYFLRGNHEDMMLHAMETGNVTNWLMNGAKETLMSYGATTLGSLRLPDSHLSFLKNTLYYIDTPGFLFVHAGANPDQSLADSIRNRRFEDFIWSRSHLRARKLKWEKTMVCGHTPHDQAILTDKLILIDTGCVYKTPKFARDMGILTAIQLPSRKLFQTDYCESFDVL is encoded by the coding sequence ATGCTTAGTCTGTCTTCCCTCCCTGCAGATAATACCTATGCCATCGGAGATATCCATGGATGCAGTGATACCCTGAAGGCTCTGATTGGTCAATTGCCGTTGAATGATCAGTCAGTCCTGATTTTTCTGGGAGATTATGTGGATCGGGGCCCCGATTCACGCGGAGTGATTGACTACCTGATTGACCTTTCTGGCCGCCAGACCTGCTACTTCCTGCGCGGAAATCATGAAGACATGATGCTGCACGCCATGGAAACCGGCAATGTGACCAACTGGCTGATGAACGGTGCCAAAGAAACCCTGATGAGTTATGGTGCCACCACGCTGGGCAGCCTTCGGTTACCCGATTCTCACCTGTCATTTCTTAAAAACACCCTTTATTACATCGATACACCCGGCTTTTTATTTGTTCATGCTGGCGCCAATCCCGATCAATCATTGGCCGATTCCATCAGAAACCGACGATTTGAGGACTTTATCTGGAGTCGATCTCACCTGCGCGCCCGCAAGCTGAAGTGGGAAAAAACCATGGTTTGCGGTCACACCCCCCATGATCAGGCCATCCTGACAGACAAACTGATCCTCATCGACACCGGCTGCGTTTACAAAACTCCGAAATTCGCCCGTGACATGGGTATCCTGACCGCCATTCAGCTCCCCTCACGCAAACTGTTCCAGACCGACTACTGCGAGTCATTCGATGTCCTCTAA
- a CDS encoding MFS transporter, protein MSSKKGAISWALYDWANSAFATTVIAGFFPIFFKDYWSRNSPAETSTFWLGLSISAAGLMVAVFSPVLGSLADMSGRRKEFLAFFAMVGALLTGALHFIPAGDWPAAAAVYTLSTVCFLSANVFYDALLLNVSTPGNVDRISSFGYALGYAGGGLLFLVNVLMVQQPAWFGLAGPAEAVQWSFLMVAVWWIAFTLPLILRVPEPFDLSVASRKIVLRAGFHEYLVTLKSMIRNRNMALFLLAYWLYIDGVDTVISMAVDFGKSIGIGNSDLITSLLIVQFVGFPFALLFGWLGQKLGPRPMIMVCIVVYIGVSVGASVMTASPLMVGDIAISQFMILAFAVALVQGGIQALSRSFFSRMVPPYHSAEYYGFFNMIGKFAAIIGPVLMGFIGVVTGNPRFGILSVAILFIAGALLLMRVKTTE, encoded by the coding sequence ATGTCCTCTAAAAAAGGGGCCATCAGCTGGGCATTGTACGACTGGGCCAACAGCGCCTTTGCCACCACCGTGATTGCCGGATTCTTTCCTATTTTTTTTAAGGATTACTGGAGCCGGAACTCCCCCGCCGAAACATCCACTTTCTGGCTGGGCCTTTCCATTTCAGCCGCTGGTCTGATGGTTGCCGTTTTTTCACCCGTCCTGGGATCGCTGGCCGATATGAGTGGTCGCAGGAAGGAATTTCTTGCCTTTTTTGCCATGGTTGGCGCGTTACTCACCGGTGCTCTTCATTTTATTCCTGCCGGGGATTGGCCTGCTGCAGCCGCCGTTTACACCCTGAGCACCGTCTGTTTCCTCAGTGCCAATGTGTTTTATGATGCCTTGCTGCTGAACGTCAGCACGCCGGGCAATGTCGACCGGATTTCCAGCTTTGGTTATGCCCTCGGGTATGCGGGTGGCGGACTGCTCTTTCTGGTCAATGTCCTGATGGTTCAGCAACCCGCCTGGTTCGGACTGGCCGGTCCGGCCGAAGCCGTGCAATGGTCGTTTCTGATGGTGGCTGTCTGGTGGATTGCCTTTACTCTGCCGCTGATTTTACGGGTACCTGAACCTTTCGACCTGTCAGTTGCCTCCCGGAAAATCGTCCTGCGCGCCGGTTTCCATGAGTACCTCGTAACGCTGAAATCCATGATCCGTAACCGGAACATGGCGCTTTTTCTTCTCGCCTATTGGCTTTACATCGACGGAGTTGATACGGTCATTTCCATGGCGGTCGACTTTGGAAAATCCATCGGAATCGGTAATTCCGATCTGATCACCTCCCTGCTGATTGTTCAGTTTGTCGGTTTCCCCTTTGCCCTGTTGTTCGGCTGGCTGGGTCAGAAACTGGGACCACGACCCATGATCATGGTCTGTATTGTGGTGTACATCGGTGTGTCGGTGGGGGCCTCCGTCATGACGGCATCCCCGCTGATGGTGGGTGATATCGCCATCAGTCAGTTTATGATTCTTGCCTTTGCAGTTGCGTTGGTTCAGGGAGGCATTCAGGCACTCAGCCGGTCCTTTTTCAGCCGGATGGTTCCGCCGTATCACTCTGCTGAGTATTATGGCTTTTTCAACATGATTGGAAAATTTGCCGCCATTATCGGACCGGTTCTGATGGGATTCATTGGCGTGGTTACCGGCAATCCCCGATTCGGAATTCTATCGGTGGCCATCCTGTTCATCGCCGGAGCCCTGCTTCTCATGAGGGTTAAAACCACCGAATAA
- the hisH gene encoding imidazole glycerol phosphate synthase subunit HisH, which produces MKSITVIDYGIGNIRSVLNALNHVGYTVTFTADRTLISRADRLLLPGVGAFQPAMKKLNSLGLTDLIHEHTAAGRPLLGICLGMQLLCSGSHEFGWFPGLGYFNLEVTSFTGCPKVPQMGWNTLHPVDPHHPLFRNALPGDYVYFVHSYYAPVGDGTAATTDYYGDYSSVLIKDRVVGMQFHPEKSSTTGLTLLKNFGDL; this is translated from the coding sequence ATGAAATCCATTACAGTCATCGATTACGGAATCGGCAACATCCGGAGTGTACTGAACGCCCTGAATCATGTGGGTTATACGGTGACGTTTACCGCCGACCGGACTCTTATTTCCAGGGCAGACCGACTGCTGCTGCCCGGCGTGGGTGCTTTTCAGCCCGCCATGAAAAAACTGAACTCACTTGGTCTGACAGACCTGATTCATGAGCATACGGCCGCCGGCCGCCCGCTGTTGGGAATCTGCCTGGGAATGCAGTTGCTTTGCAGCGGCAGCCATGAATTCGGCTGGTTTCCGGGTCTGGGATATTTTAATCTGGAAGTTACCAGTTTTACCGGTTGCCCCAAGGTCCCTCAGATGGGATGGAATACCCTTCATCCGGTTGATCCGCATCACCCGCTGTTCCGGAATGCTTTGCCGGGAGATTACGTTTACTTTGTACACAGTTATTATGCACCGGTCGGTGATGGCACGGCTGCCACGACCGATTACTACGGTGACTATTCATCGGTTCTGATCAAAGATCGGGTGGTTGGAATGCAATTCCATCCCGAAAAAAGTTCAACAACCGGACTGACGTTACTGAAAAATTTCGGAGACTTATAA
- the hisF gene encoding imidazole glycerol phosphate synthase subunit HisF, whose protein sequence is MLTRRIIPCLDVHDGRVVKGIQFVNLVDAGDPVEQARVYNAAGADELVFLDITATSDNRRSMYSVIEKTAAEVFIPLTVGGGIRTVDDMKAMLDSGADKVSVNSSAIATPDLISAGAERFGSQCVVLAIDARRTGSDSWEVYTHGGRKATGLDAVQWALDGVRRGAGELLITSMDRDGSKSGYDNELLARISSQVQVPVIASGGAGKPDHFYDAFTIGKADAALAASLFHFRELEIADLKNWLHDRGIPVRRVG, encoded by the coding sequence ATGCTGACCCGTCGAATCATTCCCTGCCTTGATGTCCATGACGGCCGGGTGGTTAAAGGCATTCAGTTTGTGAATCTGGTCGATGCCGGAGACCCGGTTGAACAAGCCCGTGTTTACAATGCGGCGGGTGCCGATGAATTGGTTTTCCTCGATATCACCGCAACCAGCGACAATCGCCGAAGCATGTATTCGGTGATTGAAAAAACGGCTGCCGAGGTTTTTATACCGCTGACAGTGGGAGGCGGAATCCGCACGGTGGATGATATGAAAGCCATGCTGGATTCCGGCGCCGATAAGGTCTCGGTCAATTCTTCAGCCATTGCCACCCCGGACCTGATTTCGGCAGGCGCTGAACGGTTCGGATCACAATGTGTGGTTCTCGCAATTGATGCCAGACGAACGGGTTCAGATTCCTGGGAAGTATACACACATGGCGGCCGGAAAGCCACTGGGCTGGATGCCGTTCAATGGGCGCTGGATGGTGTCAGACGGGGTGCCGGAGAGCTTTTAATCACTTCGATGGACCGCGATGGCAGTAAGTCGGGGTATGACAACGAACTGCTTGCCCGTATTTCCTCCCAGGTTCAGGTCCCGGTTATTGCCTCGGGCGGGGCAGGAAAACCCGACCATTTTTATGATGCATTTACCATTGGAAAAGCCGATGCTGCTTTGGCTGCCTCCTTGTTTCACTTCAGGGAACTGGAAATAGCCGATCTGAAAAACTGGTTGCACGACCGGGGCATCCCGGTAAGGAGGGTCGGTTGA